GTTATCAGTTTATCATCAATAATGGTTGagacattaatttttaaacaagaCAAGTTATCATAAAAAACCTGgaatgttgaaagaaaaaacaaaaacaagaaagataataataataaaagaaaattaatatatataaagaaaccTGATTTGGGAGATCCATTAACCTCTGAAGGTATTCATCTCTCTTCTGCGGATCAGGTTCAGCTTGAATCATATTACCAACCTGGATGAGCAGTGAGTGATTATCATAAAATGTCTAATTAAACCAGATTTTTAACAAGAATATTCTATATACACATACAGATTCATAAAAAGTATGAATTTGATGAGGCTCAAGATCAGCAACTGTTGTTGGAAGACTAGTAAGAAGTTCAGAGACGAATGGCTCACTTTCTCCAACCTGAAAATTAGAAGCAAAACATATtacaataaacaaataaaaaaaggcataaatcaaataatcttCTTTTGAACATGTGGATGAAGGGTGGCACAAAATGAGTGAGACCTGTACAATGACAAACTTTCGCTTGCacttttgaacaatttttaaGAATGTATCACAAGCCATGTCCTGAAATATACgtaaaattagaattaaaacCAGAAGcttattaaattaatctagCAATCAatacttgaaaaataaaagataaaagaatatgTAATAGGAAAACAGATTCAATAAAGCCCCATATGAATGTTTGcaattattacttttactAGTTGTAGTTGTACTTGTTCAAGACCATAATTATGTCCTAAAATAGTATAGGGAAAGCAACAATAACCTGCACTCCTGGATGTGTTTCGTGCATGAACTCAAACAACTTGTTCACGACAGTTTTCAAGAACTTCCAGTGAGCTCGTAAGAATCTTGGATACTGACCAACAACATACCTGCCATAGAAACATTTTATGCAAATGAGTGGAgacatttgaaattaaaaaatgaacagGTTAATCCTTCGCCTTGGCAGTacctttcttttatcaaattcatcATAATATATCCCACTTAATCAGAACTGTTGCCAAAGCAAGTACTAAACATACCcacgaaaaaagaaaaaaacaaaagcaaacaaaaaatgtgCATTCCTTTTTGAAACATGTGAACCAAGCACAGCCCAGAAAAGGAGTAGCTCCATTGAGCTAAGTGATAAACCTTACATGATGTTACTTGCAATAACAGCTTTATTGTCCTTTCCTTTAGTGATTTCACATAAATTCAGTAAATCACGTATGACCATCACCAAGAACCTGTTCTCCTGGAAGAGTCCACAATTGAAAAAAGTCAACATACAGAAATTCTTATTCAACATTAAAAGAAcctaaaaaccaaattttgcAAAGTAACACAGAAAAAAGACCTGATCTTCCATCATGGAACCAGAGATGGATCCAATTGCCCAGCATAGAGTGTTTAAATTGTTCCATGACCAATCTTCACCACTTAGTTGTCGACTTAGTTTCTTTAGCATCTGCctcaaaacaatatattttaatatagttCAAATTAATGTAGGTAAAGAGAGGACGCATCTAGTCATGAGAATGCATTGTCCTTAAAAGTTATAGCTCAGTCGAAAAACAGTACAACTTTGAGAAAAGGAGCTTCCATGACATTTTATGAACACAGTATtcagagagagaaaataatagagtccaactcaaaattcaaacaagaTAATGAAtcccttttcaaatataataaaaaattacaaaatatttacacaaatgGCAAAATATCACTGAAGTCCGAAAACAATTTACACACTATTTTGCTACTGTGTGTAGATATTTTGccaatttttccatttttgacaatttcccTTTATAAACAAGGGGAAAATTAGGCATGAGCtagaaatattttgatggtcaACAGGTAAAGACTATGTAGTAAAGAAGATAAAATGTGCATTTGgccaaaaaataatatagttaCCTGTTTCTCGGTGTCGTCATGATCAAGGTGTGACAAATATATCAATGTCTCTCGCATGCTCtgcaaaattaatataattaaccaAAGATGTGGTGTGGGAAAGAATTGTTTATTCTACTTGTCTTAAAAACAGTACAATCAATCTTTAAAAATGCACAACACCACACAAAAATGAAACTTGTATATTGAAAAACATGCTGCTACAAATTATAAGCTCAAGGACACAAATATTCCATTAACTAGCGTAGCAATGGAATTATATTAAGATCTACTACAACAAATTAATAACTCAATAGCCTTAGGAAGAGTGAATATTCATAAGGTAACCATCAAGTACCAAATTCTGAAGTAGAACGTTAAACAAAAGCCAGTGAGAGCTCACTACAAAGACAAAAATGAGTTCAAACTCATCATCAAGATAGGGTCCCCTGTCCACAGTTGCAAGTGATTAAGGCTCATTTTTGCCCATACCTCAGTGAATCACCAACTTACACTACTTCACTCAGCCACCCCCacaaatagtaataataataataataataatgataacaataataataatactaaataGCTAGTTTAGATTGACAACCTTATACTGAACAAGGACATCATTGTCCTTCATGGTTTCTCGAACAATATTACCATTCTCATCCTCAACAATGAGAACCTCTTCAGGTTTAGCCATGCGGCATATCATAAGCATCCTCAACTTTGACATAGGACCAGAGTAAAGCTGCCTCCTTTGCATGAGTTGTGCACCAAGGCCATCAACCACACCAGAAAGCAAAGGCACCTGGTCATCATATTGGATGGAGGGAGTCAGAGAACTCAAACGTAAGAAACACTTTGACATATTTCTGCAAATATACCACAAGGTAATCGTCGTTGAACTTGAAATTCACAACAGAGGGCAGGGTGGGAAAATGTTCCCAGATAACATGAAtgcatttcaaatatattttcaatcttttcaaAAAGTGGACATATGAAACACATTTCtattggaaaataataaaattatacgcataaactaaaaaaacataaagtaCAAAATGCAATAAGTAAATCTGTATgatctaataataaaatgcAGCATTTCAggtattcaaaatttaattttttttagccAGACACTTAATTTGCATCCAAATCTACCTTCTTAAATCCTAACTAAGATAGATTATAAATTgaacaaagaaatatatacaGCACAAAGCTCAAGGACACAAATATTCCATTAATCAGAGTAGCAACTGTCAACTATTAGACAAACAGTATAACAAGCATACCTGCAATCCCATCATGTTGGCAGACACAGCAGGATTATCCATGTTATGGTGTGTCTCAAAAAGTTCCAGGACCAAGGAGTTCCAGTAATCCAAGCATACCTATTTATTCACAACAAGAAATGTATCCACAAAAACATTAGTATATTATGATTATGTTCATGAATGTGGGGAAATTaagatgaataataataatcaacacCTTGAAAACCTCATTGTCATCAACATATGAGATGTTAATAAGATATTCGAGACCCATTAGCAACGCAGCTATACTCTCCTGAGTCGATTCCAGAACTCGAATATGCGACTAcacaaagaaagagaaatatgaTCACAATAAAATGGTGAAAAACATAAGTTCCCACAAACTTCTATAAAACaagtacaaaatgaaaaaaaggagTCAAACTCCTATCCTAATAATAGAAGATTATCAATCAGGAGTACAACATTAGATTGTCCAGATCcaatataataatagaataatgTTATTTCAAGGCAGGATAAATCTATGCTTTGTGACACACTTCAAATTAGGGTTAcctattttaaattgttaaagggTGTTCAACCCAAGGAGTTGGGGAGTAAGAGTTGAGAGTCCCACTACTAAAAATCATTAATCTTATAGGTTATTAACTCCTTACACAGTCACCCCAGGAGTTCACAACTCCCTAAACTTTTAACTCCTTGATTCCACTCCTTGCCTCAAACACCCCCTTAGTGATCTACAATTTCCTCCTTCATTTACCGATACCTGGTCATCTTTATAGTCATCCATTTCACTACACTTATTTGGCTGATATGGCCTCGTTTTAGCACAGTCCATCCTCTTTGTCGTTTCATCTAACTTACCAattctttaaatataaaaagacaATACACAAATTGGCAAGAACAACCTGTGTCAATCACTAGCAAGTTCTAGCATCTACTTTCTCAAATCATTTCATCAAGAGAAAAGGAACTTACCTTGTAAAATGAAGTGAAAAATAGTGCCAAGTTCTGAATAAAAGCCTGGTCAAATACCATGGAAGCCAAACTTAGCCAGaaataaagaatatattaatcaatttattcAAGAAAATACTATTTATACCTGTTCCTCACTTGATCCGTGAGCATAGGCCTCTGGGATGTTTGTACTAGGTGGGAGAATAGTCTGATTAAAAGAAGCATTAGCCAGAAgttgagaaataaaataataaaaaacaaaatgttgtatACAAAGGATGACTTCTAAAAATGTTCTTTTAATCAACAAACCAAACTCTCATTGAGAAGACCAAGAGACAAATCTTAACAAACCTGTAATCGCCCCATGAATACAGTATACATCTCAATGTACTGCCTATTGTAGTAGTCCCCAAAATTAAGAGCTGCCACCTAAAAGTTGTCCATGGGTACCCATGCACACAAATAAAACAAGTGATGAGAATTCTCAAGACTTTAAGATAACACATTTCTTTTAGTACATTGAAAATGCACCTCTGTTAGACATTGGAGAGTCAGATTACGATATGATGGGACTGGGAAAAACTTCAGTAATGTTTCAAGCTGCAACAAGAAAAGTAAGGTGGATAATTGTTCAAAGTGGATCTTAATCCAAAACTCATCACATGACAAAAGTTAATACTCACCAATGgggattcaaatatatatcccAATGGAATCCATGAAAGGAAAGCATGTAATGTTGATAGCGTCGCTCGGATGAGCTCGGTCCTTTGAGATACTGATAGCACAAATAAGCATAACTCATGGATGAGTTGAAACTCGCTGTTGGTATACAGAAAAGAGATTACATTAAAAATCATGTTAACATCCTAAAACCACAGTTTTAAGcgcatttcaaaattatataaatattccTAATAACTTAAACCAAGAATTGAAGCCCATCATTGGAACAAAGCACACAACCAAACAACATAATACTTTTTGCATTCCACCTTAATAAGTTTCACTCATTAaagtaataacaataaaaagtacAATGCTTGAAGATTCAGGAAAACCTTTACAAATTAAAGTGAACAGCGGTTCAACATAATAGGAAAAATACAAACAGCTTACCTGTTCAAAGATTGTTTAAGctctttgattttttgttgtgtCATCTCTCCCCTAGAGAAATCAAAGACCTCTTCACTCAAGAGctgagaaaataataacagcAAAGAAGACTGTCATTCATGCAAAATGTAACAACATTTAGTGAAATAGACCAAAGTTCAGaaatctacttttaaaatcGCCATGCAATTCTCACAAATTGTTTCACTAGTTCTGGCTGCTGAAACAAGATCTGGAATGAAGCTTCTCCATTTAGCTGGCCATTCATGCTTTAATATctgatttcaaattaaaaaaatcattgcaTGGGGAAAGCTCTGGTAAGAATTACTTATATTGAATCCAAATATCATCTCAATAAGTGCAccaaaaatagtttcaaactCATCATTCATCAACCCCCACAAACAAGGGCCACGTCAAGAAGCATGCAacaaaattctctttttcttaaaacgaAACAAACTTGCCATAAACAAGGGAGCATAAAGGAGGAGAGCACTCAAATCCAACAATTCACAGAAAACCTACTCTACTTGCCATAAATACAAAAGGAACAAAAccttcaaaaaatatttaaataaaaagcatGCATCAACAGAACATTAATAATGTGATGATCTCCCAATGATCGCCCCACTATCTACTTTTATCCTCAAAAGTTATTCTCTGGTTTCTTTTCAACAGGATTTCATCAGGTAGCCACTAGCCACAGTTGTCCAAGTcatgaaaacagaaaattttaaagcatCCATAAAGAGGTAAATCCACAAAATCATGATTGTCAACATGGAATTCGTAAGGGAATAGGGATACCAACAGTATTAATGAGTTCAACAATCTACTATATGTACGAGATAAAAATGCAATaggtataaaataaaaaatgaagaaaaagtattCACTCCTGTAGGAAACAGCGGTAAATAATACACCTAGGGAAGAGTAAGAGAAATGTATGTGTGTTAATTGGATCAAGCCAACAGTTCAACTGCCATTAAAACCaccagaaaaataaataatgaaacaGCCTAAAATATTCATCTACAGAAAATTTGATTCAGGAACAGTGAAGGCcagggaaaaaactttaaacatGCAGAAAGGAAAATACTTTACACAAATTATAAACGGAATCAACAGATGTTGAGGAGATCCTTAAATGAAGAAACGGAAACCTTTAAAGATTTCTAagataaaattacaaaataccTGAACCAAGATGATATTAAGCTTGTTGACATACAGTCTTTCCACTCGAAAAGAAGCTTCATTACTTGAAAGCTATACAGAATCAATTGAATTGTAGAACAAAACAACATTTCTCAGCATGAATTGacaagaaatataaaaaattcaataacaaaCAACCAAACAGAGAGAAGGGTGCACAGTTCATACCTGCACAATCACATcagatatataatttttcattccaTCTCTTTGTTCAACCGGCAATGCATTCCATCTATATTTGATTACACCTTCTAGAACCTGTCAATATGGGAACGAGCATAGCTTATTATTTCACATCATCGATGAAAtggtttcttttattcataaaaaattaattgaggAACTTATAAAAGAATGCAAACATCCTAGTTATCTGTTGAGAATAGTTGAATTAACAATCCCGTCTTTGATGGGGGTTGGGCAGATATGAGACCATGAATAGGTGGCAGATTAAAAGGTGCACGAGGAGGGGTTAAGACATCagagaaattaatttataattataataaaacaccaaattaataaacttaaaCTCGTACAATTACTTTGAGATCCAACAAAGGTCGTTTTCAAACTCTTTActttagaaattgaattttattccACAAAGAGacacaaaaagaagagagaagaagtcATCCCCCCAAGACCAATGAGATCACAGGCAAGCACTCCAATTGCCATAAGCTGAGAGAGAATTTCTGGACAAAGAGCGATTTTTACTTTGTTGTTCTACTCCAAAATCATGTCTCACATGAAAACAGTGACTATGTGAACATCGAAGTGTTCTACATTCCTTCATCAGACCAAATATTTTGACAAACAATTTACCTGCAAGGCAAAGAACTTGGTGTTTAAgttctttgtattttgcaaaatGTGCACAACCTGCAGCCACATGTCTGCATTATTTTGTAGGTCCCTTAAAATTTGATCTGCAGCACTCCTCTGAATTACCATAACATGAAGGAGAAAAATTAGAAGGCCGATATTTCGAACagaaaaaatgtaaactaCCAGTTAGCACAATAAATGATATAAGACAGTGATATTGCCAAACGATTTAAGTTGAACGTAAGATTGAAACTCTGAATAGATAATTCTTTTTCCAGTAGAACTCCCATTAAGATTGTGCATTGCATATGCATGGTTAATAAGTAGACGCAGATACGAGTCAACTAACCAGAACGTATCCATTTTCCAACTCCAAAGTACAATGCAACCATTAAAGCAGAAACCAGGACCATACATGTTCTCTGGGTAtgtcaaatcaaacaaaacgTACAACACGAAACGGAAATTTGAACAGGCAGGCAGGCATGAGCAACAAAGAACCATTTTCGCGGCTTAAGCCCGAAGGAGAAAAAGGTAAGGCGGAGGACAAGTCAGTCTGATAAAGTTAAGGCACAGTCATCAAGTACAACAACTAAAACCCTAAGTTGCTACCCTAAAACCACAGACTGTAAACCCTAAGTTCCCGACACTTCTTTCACCAATATTCAAAGAGAAATTTGAAGGGGGGGAAAATGCCCTCAAAGACCACCACATTGaaataacacaaaaataaaacacaagtCCACATTCTAAGGTGTACTGGAAGTGgcctttgaaaaaaaatgccCTACCTTCTCCAAATGAACAAaacagagagaaagagatagaAGGGATAAACAAGCGAGAGTAACTGACCTCTTCCTTAGATCCAGTACCATAGAAGGCGGCAACAGTTGCATCGAGCAAGGTAACGTCAATCGGCTGGCTCAAATCCCTGAGCTTCTCTGCAGCCATGGTTTAAGATGAAGCTGGGAAGAAGAAGCtggaaagagagaagaagttGTACGGAGTTGGAAAACCCTAGAGAGAATGAGAGTGAGAGAAAGCTATGGGGGAAagggagggaaaaaaaaatagagagaggagagagaaagaggaggGAGGATTGTAcgtagagagaaagaggatGAAAGGGAAAAGCAatgtttagaaagaaagagagggagagggaaaACGAAGGACTGCTTAAAAATGAAGCAGACTGTGAAGGGGTTTATCGATTCATTCACATTCATACACACACCTCACTCCTAACTTCCAacactctcttcttcttctttttttttcttttcttttttctttttccttcttcgtattctttaatttctcaCTCGAAATAcgattttgattctaaattttaaatcaaaatttttattttatatacttttaataaatattaaatttattccTTATAATTcattaaactcattttaatgatatatgtataaagatatatatattttgatactATGTTATGGTAAATTTCATAACTATGTtacattaaacaaataaaaaagtagtAACAAttgagattattttttattaatttcataaatagagttaaaatatttacaacgtatataacaaaataaaaatatttataaagctGGTCATTTTTTTCTCGACTTTcgttttctaaatatattgtttCAGGTttgtctttcattttcatcgtctttcgtttctcaaatatattacacaCGTTGATTGAATGCCAATAATATAACTTGTTCCCTACAACCTAATCAGCAATTTAGCACGGTTAACTTTTGAATATCTATGATTAACTCACTGAA
This is a stretch of genomic DNA from Cucumis sativus cultivar 9930 chromosome 4, Cucumber_9930_V3, whole genome shotgun sequence. It encodes these proteins:
- the LOC101217101 gene encoding protein EXPORTIN 1A; this translates as MAAEKLRDLSQPIDVTLLDATVAAFYGTGSKEERSAADQILRDLQNNADMWLQVVHILQNTKNLNTKFFALQVLEGVIKYRWNALPVEQRDGMKNYISDVIVQLSSNEASFRVERLYVNKLNIILVQILKHEWPAKWRSFIPDLVSAARTSETICENCMAILKLLSEEVFDFSRGEMTQQKIKELKQSLNSEFQLIHELCLFVLSVSQRTELIRATLSTLHAFLSWIPLGYIFESPLLETLLKFFPVPSYRNLTLQCLTEVAALNFGDYYNRQYIEMYTVFMGRLQTILPPSTNIPEAYAHGSSEEQAFIQNLALFFTSFYKSHIRVLESTQESIAALLMGLEYLINISYVDDNEVFKVCLDYWNSLVLELFETHHNMDNPAVSANMMGLQVPLLSGVVDGLGAQLMQRRQLYSGPMSKLRMLMICRMAKPEEVLIVEDENGNIVRETMKDNDVLVQYKSMRETLIYLSHLDHDDTEKQMLKKLSRQLSGEDWSWNNLNTLCWAIGSISGSMMEDQENRFLVMVIRDLLNLCEITKGKDNKAVIASNIMYVVGQYPRFLRAHWKFLKTVVNKLFEFMHETHPGVQDMACDTFLKIVQKCKRKFVIVQVGESEPFVSELLTSLPTTVADLEPHQIHTFYESVGNMIQAEPDPQKRDEYLQRLMDLPNQKWAEIIGQARQSVEFLKDQDVIRTVLNILQTNTSVASSLGTYFLPQISLIFLDMLNVYRMYSELISSSIAGGGPYTSKTSYVKLLRSVKRETLKLIETFLDKAEDQPQIGKQFVPPMMEPVLLDYARNLPDARESEVLSLFATIINKYKNTMIEDVPCIFEAVFQCTLEMITKNFEDYPEHRLKFFSLLRAIATYCFPALIRLSSQHLKLVMDSIIWAFRHTERNIAETGLNLLLEMLKNFQASEFCNQFYRTYFLTIEQEIFAVLTDTFHKPGFKLHVLVLQHLFCLAESGVLTEPLWDAATVTYPYPNNVAFVREYTIKLLSSSFPNMTAAEVTQFVNGLFDSRNDLSVFKNHIRDFLVQSKEFSAQDNKDLYAEEAAAQRERERQRMLTIPGLIAPNEIQDEMVDS